From Cheilinus undulatus linkage group 17, ASM1832078v1, whole genome shotgun sequence, one genomic window encodes:
- the tpm2 gene encoding tropomyosin beta chain isoform X1: MEAIKKKMQMLKLDKENAIDRAEQAEGDKKGAEDKCKQLEEELLGLQKKLKGVEDELDKYSESLKDAQEKLEQAEKKAADAEAEVASLNRRIQLVEEELDRAQERLATALQKLEEAEKAADESERGMKVIENRATKDEEKMEIQEMQLKEAKHIAEEADRKYEEVARKLVILEGDLERSEERAEVAEAKSGDLEEELKNVTNNLKSLEAQAEKYSQKEDKYEEEIRVLTDKLKEAETRAEFAERSVAKLEKTIDDLEEKLAQAKEENLDMHQVLDQTLMEINNL, translated from the exons ATGGAGGCCATCAAAAAGAAGatgcagatgttaaaactgGACAAGGAGAATGCCATAGACAGAGCAGAACAAGCCGAGGGGGACAAGAAGGGAGCGGAGGACAAATGTAAACAG TTGGAAGAGGAGCTGCTGGGTCTGCAGAAGAAGCTGAAAGGTGTGGAGGATGAGCTCGATAAATACTCCGAGTCTCTGAAAGATGCCCAGGAGAAACTGGAGCAGGCTGAGAAGAAGGCGGCTGAC GCGGAGGCGGAGGTTGCGTCTCTGAACAGGCGTATCCAGCTGGTAGAGGAGGAGTTGGACCGAGCTCAGGAGAGGCTGGCCACGGCGCTGCAGAAGCTGGAGGAGGCGGAGAAAGCTGCAGACGAGAGCGAGAG AGGGATGAAGGTCATTGAGAACAGAGCAACTAAAGACGAGGAGAAGATGGAGATCCAGGAGATGCAGCTGAAGGAGGCCAAACACATCGCTGAGGAGGCCGACCGCAAATACGAGGAG GTGGCCCGTAAGCTGGTGATCCTGGAGGGCGACCTGGAGAGATCTGAGGAGAGAGCTGAGGTGGCCGAGGC TAAATCCGGCGACCTGGAGGAAGAGCTGAAAAACGTCACCAACAACCTGAAGTCCCTGGAGGCTCAGGCAGAGAAG TACTCCCAGAAAGAAGACAAATATGAAGAAGAGATCCGAGTTCTCACTGACAAACTCAAAGAG GCTGAGACTCGTGCAGAGTTTGCAGAGCGATCTGTGGCCAAACTAGAGAAGACGATCGACGACTTGGAAG AAAAACTCGCTCAGGCCAAAGAAGAAAACCTGGACATGCACCAAGTCCTGGACCAGACCCTGATGGAGATCAACAACCTGTAG
- the tpm2 gene encoding tropomyosin beta chain isoform X2 translates to MEAIKKKMQMLKLDKENAIDRAEQAEGDKKGAEDKCKQLEEELLGLQKKLKGVEDELDKYSESLKDAQEKLEQAEKKAADAEAEVASLNRRIQLVEEELDRAQERLATALQKLEEAEKAADESERGMKVIENRATKDEEKMEIQEMQLKEAKHIAEEADRKYEEVARKLVILEGDLERSEERAEVAEAKSGDLEEELKNVTNNLKSLEAQAEKYSQKEDKYEEEIRVLTDKLKEAETRAEFAERSVAKLEKTIDDLEDEVYAQKLKGKALSEELDLALNDMTTL, encoded by the exons ATGGAGGCCATCAAAAAGAAGatgcagatgttaaaactgGACAAGGAGAATGCCATAGACAGAGCAGAACAAGCCGAGGGGGACAAGAAGGGAGCGGAGGACAAATGTAAACAG TTGGAAGAGGAGCTGCTGGGTCTGCAGAAGAAGCTGAAAGGTGTGGAGGATGAGCTCGATAAATACTCCGAGTCTCTGAAAGATGCCCAGGAGAAACTGGAGCAGGCTGAGAAGAAGGCGGCTGAC GCGGAGGCGGAGGTTGCGTCTCTGAACAGGCGTATCCAGCTGGTAGAGGAGGAGTTGGACCGAGCTCAGGAGAGGCTGGCCACGGCGCTGCAGAAGCTGGAGGAGGCGGAGAAAGCTGCAGACGAGAGCGAGAG AGGGATGAAGGTCATTGAGAACAGAGCAACTAAAGACGAGGAGAAGATGGAGATCCAGGAGATGCAGCTGAAGGAGGCCAAACACATCGCTGAGGAGGCCGACCGCAAATACGAGGAG GTGGCCCGTAAGCTGGTGATCCTGGAGGGCGACCTGGAGAGATCTGAGGAGAGAGCTGAGGTGGCCGAGGC TAAATCCGGCGACCTGGAGGAAGAGCTGAAAAACGTCACCAACAACCTGAAGTCCCTGGAGGCTCAGGCAGAGAAG TACTCCCAGAAAGAAGACAAATATGAAGAAGAGATCCGAGTTCTCACTGACAAACTCAAAGAG GCTGAGACTCGTGCAGAGTTTGCAGAGCGATCTGTGGCCAAACTAGAGAAGACGATCGACGACTTGGAAG ATGAGGTATACGCTCAGAAGCTGAAGGGTAAAGCTCTCAGCGAGGAGCTCGATCTCGCCCTGAACGACATGACCACGCTGTAG